In one window of Xiphophorus hellerii strain 12219 chromosome 23, Xiphophorus_hellerii-4.1, whole genome shotgun sequence DNA:
- the LOC116713971 gene encoding beta-1,3-galactosyltransferase 2-like isoform X2 — translation MGSHQRSCEKSPWKGARRWLFYVVLSLMLGVLVLYSWFSPSWRPSLFQREDSSSDDNKMTVKSISPSHSIPSQFYVEYPYRYHFILDEPNRCRQESPFVVVMIPVAPQSREARDIIRRTWGRESQVLGQLISYYFLLGESRIGNDAEPPEEQILNESKKYHDILQSNFLDSYKNLTIKTMVMLEWLGSHCPNTSYAMKVDSDTFLNVHNLVDLLLEAPRHNYMTGLVARGAAVLRDPTSKWFLSPDVFPEDSYPPYALGVGYVLSLDLPNQILEASKTIPAVYIEDVYLGLCMRHLGIPLTDPPHGGSFVINTPWETTGCYFASVIVTLLQNSEQILDVWKAYETRPDC, via the exons ATGGGAAGCCACCAACGCAGCTG TGAGAAGTCTCCGTGGAAAGGAGCCAGGCGTTGGTTGTTCTATGTCGTGCTCTCCCTGATGTTGGGAGTTTTAGTTCTCTACAGTTGGTTCTCACCATCTTGGAGGCCTTCGCTGTTTCAGAGGGAAGACTCGTCATCAGACGACAACAAGATGACCGTCAAATCT ATTTCGCCTTCTCACTCCATCCCTTCACAGTTCTATGTGGAATACCCGTACCGATACCATTTCATACTGGATGAACCAAACCGATGCCGACAGGAGAGCCCCTTCGTGGTGGTCATGATCCCAGTGGCCCCACAAAGCAGGGAGGCCCGCGACATCATTCGCAGGACATGGGGAAGAGAAAGTCAGGTGTTGGGCCAGTTGATCAGCTACTACTTCCTCCTGGGAGAGTCTAGAATTGGTAACGACGCCGAGCCACCTGAGGAACAG attttaaatgaaagcaaGAAGTACCACGACATCCTCCAGAGTAACTTCTTGGACAGCTACAAAAATCTCACCATTAAAACGATGGTCATGCTGGAGTGGCTTGGCTCCCACTGCCCCAACACCTCCTACGCCATGAAGGTCGACTCGGACACCTTCCTCAACGTACACAACCTCGTCGACCTGCTGCTGGAAGCCCCCCGCCACAACTACATGACGGGCCTGGTGGCGCGGGGCGCCGCGGTTCTTCGAGACCCAACCTCCAAGTGGTTTCTGTCGCCCGACGTCTTCCCTGAGGATTCGTACCCTCCGTACGCGCTGGGAGTTGGCTACGTCTTGTCCCTGGATCTGCCCAACCAGATACTGGAAGCGTCCAAAACGATTCCGGCTGTCTACATCGAAGATGTGTACTTGGGTTTGTGCATGAGACATTTAGGGATTCCGCTGACGGATCCTCCACACGGCGGTTCTTTTGTCATCAACACGCCTTGGGAAACCACGGGCTGCTACTTCGCTTCGGTCATTGTCACGTTACTGCAGAACTCTGAGCAGATTTTGGATGTATGGAAGGCTTATGAGACTCGACCAGACTGTTAG
- the LOC116713971 gene encoding beta-1,3-galactosyltransferase 5-like isoform X1 has protein sequence MVSEKARDAVLRHFLSNHFAIRDRQQAEACPHSYLTHLIDFSDVAMWNDSFSKSEKSPWKGARRWLFYVVLSLMLGVLVLYSWFSPSWRPSLFQREDSSSDDNKMTVKSISPSHSIPSQFYVEYPYRYHFILDEPNRCRQESPFVVVMIPVAPQSREARDIIRRTWGRESQVLGQLISYYFLLGESRIGNDAEPPEEQILNESKKYHDILQSNFLDSYKNLTIKTMVMLEWLGSHCPNTSYAMKVDSDTFLNVHNLVDLLLEAPRHNYMTGLVARGAAVLRDPTSKWFLSPDVFPEDSYPPYALGVGYVLSLDLPNQILEASKTIPAVYIEDVYLGLCMRHLGIPLTDPPHGGSFVINTPWETTGCYFASVIVTLLQNSEQILDVWKAYETRPDC, from the exons ATGGTATCAGAAAAGGCAAGAGACGCGGTTTTGAGGCACTTCCTCTCAAACCACTTCGCAATCAGAGACAGACAGCAAGCAGAAGCATGTCCTCATTCCTACTTGACTCATCTGATAGACTTCTCAGATGTAGCAATGTGGAATGACTCTTTCTCAAAAAG TGAGAAGTCTCCGTGGAAAGGAGCCAGGCGTTGGTTGTTCTATGTCGTGCTCTCCCTGATGTTGGGAGTTTTAGTTCTCTACAGTTGGTTCTCACCATCTTGGAGGCCTTCGCTGTTTCAGAGGGAAGACTCGTCATCAGACGACAACAAGATGACCGTCAAATCT ATTTCGCCTTCTCACTCCATCCCTTCACAGTTCTATGTGGAATACCCGTACCGATACCATTTCATACTGGATGAACCAAACCGATGCCGACAGGAGAGCCCCTTCGTGGTGGTCATGATCCCAGTGGCCCCACAAAGCAGGGAGGCCCGCGACATCATTCGCAGGACATGGGGAAGAGAAAGTCAGGTGTTGGGCCAGTTGATCAGCTACTACTTCCTCCTGGGAGAGTCTAGAATTGGTAACGACGCCGAGCCACCTGAGGAACAG attttaaatgaaagcaaGAAGTACCACGACATCCTCCAGAGTAACTTCTTGGACAGCTACAAAAATCTCACCATTAAAACGATGGTCATGCTGGAGTGGCTTGGCTCCCACTGCCCCAACACCTCCTACGCCATGAAGGTCGACTCGGACACCTTCCTCAACGTACACAACCTCGTCGACCTGCTGCTGGAAGCCCCCCGCCACAACTACATGACGGGCCTGGTGGCGCGGGGCGCCGCGGTTCTTCGAGACCCAACCTCCAAGTGGTTTCTGTCGCCCGACGTCTTCCCTGAGGATTCGTACCCTCCGTACGCGCTGGGAGTTGGCTACGTCTTGTCCCTGGATCTGCCCAACCAGATACTGGAAGCGTCCAAAACGATTCCGGCTGTCTACATCGAAGATGTGTACTTGGGTTTGTGCATGAGACATTTAGGGATTCCGCTGACGGATCCTCCACACGGCGGTTCTTTTGTCATCAACACGCCTTGGGAAACCACGGGCTGCTACTTCGCTTCGGTCATTGTCACGTTACTGCAGAACTCTGAGCAGATTTTGGATGTATGGAAGGCTTATGAGACTCGACCAGACTGTTAG